The following is a genomic window from Flavobacterium crassostreae.
AACCTTCTTGCTTTGTCTAGATTAGCATTATCTGGCCACGAATTTAATGGTGAAAATCGTTGGTTTCCGGTTCCAGCTCCACCACGACCATCGTAGGTACGATACGATCCAGCAGCGTGCCAAGTAAGCCGAATCATTAGCCCTCCGTAGTGACCCCAGTCTGCTGGCCACCAGTCTTGGCTATCTGTCATTAGGATGTGTAGGTCTTTTTTTAATGCTTCAATATCTAGTTTTTTTAGCTCTTCTAGATAATTAAAGTCTTTGCCTAGAGGGTTTAATTGGGTGTTTTTTTGGTGCAAAATATCTAGGTTGAGTGCATTAGGCCACCAACTTGTTACTGCGGCTTGGTTGGATGTGTTTGAACCATGCATTACGGGACATTTAGCTGCTGTGGTGGCATGATTGCCTTCAACAATTGTTGGGCTATCTGGTTTTTGTACATGGTTTACGGGACACTGACCTTGGTTTTTGGGTGTATTATTTTCCATATTTTTAAACGGTATTGATTGGTTGTCGATTTCTGGATACAAATTTAGAATAATAGCGCTTTGGGTTTTAAAGAACTGATTTTAATAGTTTATTAAATAATAATAAAATTCTATCGAAATGTTTTTTTTGGATAGATTATTCGGATAGGTTAAACTTGTAGTCTCTCAAAAATAACTAAAATTAATTACTTAAAGGGTAGTATAAGTGGTTGTTTTTTAGTGGCTTTAAAAAATTGGAGCAAAAAAAATCCCCAACTACTGGATGTAATTGGGGATTTTAAGTTTAGAGTGGGTTGTGGTTTATTGGTTGACGATAACCCATTCTCCAGAAATTAAAAGGCTTTCGGCTTTTTTAAATTTCATGGTTTCTGTTTTTCCGGTGGCTACTTGCTGGATGGTAACGTTGTCATTACGGTTGATTTTTGGCATATCTCTTACGATAGTCTCCGTAACTTGGCGTTGCTGTGTTTGTCCTGCTTCTGCATTAGCCGATTCGCTATTTGGAATTTCGTCTTTAGAAGTTTGGTAGTTTTCTTTGGTGGTTACTTCCTTGGCTTCTTGAATTTGCTGGTTTTGTTGTGCTGGCAAATCGCCTTTAAATAAGAACGAAATAACTTCTTTATTGATGCCGTTTAGCATGGCATTGAATAGGTTGAAGGCTTCAAACTTATAGATCAATAATGGGTCTTTTTGTTCGTGAACGGCCAGTTGTACGGATTGTTTTAGTTCGTCCATTTTGCGTAGGTGTTTTTTCCAGGCTTCGTCTACAATGGCTAGGGTGATGTTTTTTTCAAAATCTGCCACTAGTTGTTTTCCTTGTGTTTCGTATGCCTTTTTTAGATCGGTTACTACGTTTAAGGATTTTACGCCATCGGTAAATGGGACTACAATGCGCTCAAATTGGTTGTTGGGATCTTCAAATACATTTTGAATAATTGGGAAGGCTTCTCTAGCGCTACGCTGTGTTTTTTCGGTATAGTATTTTAGGGCTTCTTTGTATACTTTGCCTGTAAGTTCTATCTCGGTCATTTTGGCAAAATCACTTTCGGTTACTGGCGAGGTGATAGAGAAATATCGGATAACGTCAAACTCAAAGTTTTTGAAGTCATTGCTTGGTTTGGTGTCTTGAACAATTAGTTCGCAGGTGTCATAGAGCATGTTTGCGATGTCTAGTTTTAGACGTTCTCCAAATAGAGCATGACGACGGCGTTTGTAGACTACTTCTCTTTGGGCGTTCATAACATCATCATATTCTAATAAACGTTTACGAACACCGTAATTGTTTTCTTCTACTTTTTTCTGAGCGCGCTCAATAGACTTAGTCATCATAGAATGCTGGATCACTTCTCCTTCTTCTAATCCCATTTTATCCATTACTTTGGCTACTCTTTCGGAACCAAATAAACGCATTAAGTTGTCTTCAAGGGATACGTAAAATTGAGAGCTTCCGGGATCTCCTTGTCGGCCTGCACGTCCGCGTAATTGACGGTCTACTCTACGGGAGTCATGACGTTCGGTACCAATGATGGCTAATCCACCTGCTTTTTTTACGTCTGCAGATAGCTTGATGTCGGTTCCACGTCCTGCCATATTGGTGGCTATGGTTACTACTCCTGGTTTTCCGGCTTCTTCAACAATTTGCGCTTCTTGTTTGTGCATTTTTGCATTTAGCACATTATGGGCTACGCCTCTCATTTTTAGCATTCTGCTTAGTAGTTCCGAAATATCTACGGATGTGGTACCAATTAGAACGGGTCTTCCTGCTTTGGATAATTCGGTTACGTCTTCTATAACGGCGTTGAATTTTTCGCGAGTGGTTTTGTATATAAAGTCTTCTTTATCTTGTCTGGCCATTGGTCTGTTGGTAGGGATTTCTACTACATCCAATTTATAAATTTGCCATAACTCTCCTGCTTCGGTAACGGCGGTTCCGGTCATACCTGCAAGTTTGTTATACATTCTAAAGTAGTTTTGTAACGTTACTGTAGCAAAGGTTTGGGTTGCTGCTTCAATTTTTACATTTTCTTTGGCCTCAATTGCTTGGTGTAGTCCGTCAGAATAGCGACGTCCATCCATGATTCTACCGGTTTGCTCGTCTACAATCATGATCTTGTTGTCCATGATAACGTATTCGGTATCTTTTTCAAACAGGGCGTAGGCTTTTAAAAGTTGGGTTAGGGTATGGATGCGCTCGCTTTTGATTCCAAAATCTTGAAATAATTTTTCTTTCTCTTCGGCTTCGGCATCTTTGTCTAGCTTTTTCTTTTCAATGGCAGCAATTTCGGTTCCAATGTCTGGGAGTACAAAAAAGTCAGAATCGGTGTCTCCGGATAGAAACTGGATTCCGTTATCGGTTAGCTCTACTTGGTTGTTTTTTTCTTCTATCACAAAATACAATGCTTCATCAATCTTGTGCATTTCGCGATTGTTGTCTTGCATGTATTGGTTTTCGGTTTTTTGAAGCAATTGTCTAATTCCTTCTTCGCTCAAAAACTTGATTAATGCTTTGTTTTTAGGCAAACTTCTGTAGGCTCTTAATAACAAAACGCCTCCTTCTTTGGTGTTGCCTTCTTTGATTAGTTTTTTGGCTTCGGATAAAAAACCATTGGCTAGTTGGCGTTGGGTTGCTACTAGGGTTTCAATCTTTGGCTTCAATTCATTAAACTCATGACGGTCTCCTTGTGGTACTGGACCCGAGATAATCAACGGAGTTCGGGCATCATCAATCAATACCGAATCCACCTCATCTACAATGGCGTAGTTATGTTTTCGTTGCACTAAATCATTTGGTGAGTGGGTCATGTTGTCTCTTAGGTAGTCAAAACCAAATTCGTTATTGGTACCATAAGTGATGTCTGCATTGTAGGCCGCTTTTCTTCCTTCAGAGCTTGGTTGGTGGTTGTCTATACAGTCTACAGTCATACCGTGGAATTCAAACAAAGGTGCTTTCCAGGTACTATCTCGTTTTGCTAAATAGTCATTCACGGTTACTAAGTGCACTCCGTTGCCGGTTAGAGCATTTAAGTAAAGTGGCAGGGTTGCTACCAATGTTTTTCCTTCTCCGGTTTGCATTTCGGCAATTTTACCTTGGTGCAATACCATACCTCCGATTAGCTGTACGTCATAGTGAATCATGTCCCAAGTAATTTCTTTACCGGCTGCATTCCATTTGTTTTGCCAGATGGCTTGATCTCCATCTAAAGAAACATAGGGCTTGCTACCAGAGAAAATACGGTCTTGTTCTGTGGCAGTTACTTTTATTTCGGTATTGTCTTTAAAACGTCTGGCGGTTTCTTTTACAACGGCAAAGGCTTCTGGAAGAATCTCTAATAGGGTTTTTTCAGAAATCTCGTAGGCTTCTTTCTCTAGTGTGTCAATGGATAGATAGAGGTCTTCTTTTTTGTCAATATCTTCAACGCCTTCTACTTCTTTTTGAAGTGCTGCTATCTTTTGATCTATATTGGCTCTTGCTTCTTTTAATTGGTCTTTAAAAAAGAAGGTGCGCGCTCTTAAGGCATCATGCGATAGGGTGATTAAACCGCTCTCAAAAGTTTTTATTTTATTTAAATAAGGCTGTAGTGCCTTCACGTCTTTCTCAGATTTGTCTCCAACAAAGGCTTTGATAATGCTATTTATGAAACTCATAATATTGTTGTATTTCTAATTTATTTTATCCTGTAAATTTAACCAAAAAAAAAGCCTCTTTTGAGACTTTTTCCTTTGTTTATTCTTTAATATTCATCCTCGTTCCAAAGATAATCTTCGTCCGTAGGATAATCTGGCCAAATTTCTTCCATTGATTCATATATCTCGCCTTCGTCTTCAATAGACTGTAGGTTTTCTACTACTTCTAAAGGAGCACCAGCACGTATAGCGTAATCAATAAGTTCGTCTTTGTTAGCAGGCCACGGGGCATCACTCAAATAGGATGCTAATTCTAATGTCCAATACATCTTTTGTCAATTTAGTTTTGTGCAAAAATAATTTTTTTACTGAAAAAGGCAAGTAAAAATCTATTTATTTTATAAAAAAAGTTAAGAACGTATTTTTATAGTTTTAAATTTTTAGCTATAAAGCTTTAATTTTTTAGATTAAAACAATACGAAGCTTTGCTATTTATTTTCTAGGAATCCATTTTACTTCCTCAGTGTTCCAATCAGTAGACAACTTCCGTGCCAAGACAAATAAATAGTCAGAAAGTCTGTTTAAGTACTGTATGACTATGGGTGCAACGGGTTCTAAATGGTCTAAGTGCACCGCTAGGCGTTCTGCACGACGGCATACACAACGTGCAATATGACAATATGACACTGTGGTGTGGCCTCCAGGCAGTATAAAATGAGTCATTTGAGGTAGTGCGGCTTCCATGGTGTCAATTTGGGTTTCTAAGAGTTGGATGTCTTGGGAGTTTATGCCTAATTTTTGTAGGCGCAAGCTGCCGTTTTTCAGTACTTCTTTTTCTGGGGGTGTGGCTAGAATGGCGCCTATGGTAAACAAGCGGTCTTGTATTTCAAGAAGCACTTTTTTGTCATCTGGGGTTAGCTCTTGGTCCCGTATTAGGCCTATATGAGAGTTGAGTTCATCAATGGTTCCGTAACTTTCTATACGGATGTGGTCTTTAGGGACTCTGGTGCCTCCAAAGAGTGCGGTGGTTCCGGTATCTCCTGTTTTGGTATATATCTTCATGCGTGTTGTTGGGATTTATTTTCGGGTGTCACTCTCTACAATACCATCGCGTAGGCGGATGATGCGGTGGGCGTATTCGGCAATTTCTTCTTCGTGGGTAACTAAGATAACGGTGTTGCCGTTGGCGTGAATTTGGTTAAAAAGGGCCATTATCTCTACGGAGGTTTTGCTATCTAAATTTCCGGTGGGCTCATCTGCAAGGATGATTGAGGGTTTGTTTACTAAGGCTCGTGCTACTGCAACGCGTTGTCTTTGTCCTCCTGATAGTTGGTTTGGGTGGTGGTCCATACGGTCCGAGAGGCTTACTTGTTTTAAGACCTCTTCGGCTCGGATTTTTCTCTCGGATTTAGAATATCCTGCATAGATCATTGGCAGGGCAACGTTGTCTAAAGCAGTAGTTCTGGGTAGGAGGTTGAATGTCTGAAAAACAAAGCCTATTTCTTTGTTTCGGATCTCGGCTAGTTCGTCATCTTTCATTTTGCTGACATCTTTACCGTTTAAGATGTAGCTTCCGGAGGTTGGGGTGTCTAGGCAACCTAAAAGATTCATTAACGTAGATTTTCCGGAACCAGAAGGCCCCATTAGAGCAACGTATTCGCCTTTGTTTATTTCTAAATCAATCCCTTTTAGGACATAAACAATTTCGTCTCCAAGAACAAAGTTTCTTTTTATATTGGTAATTTTGATTAATGGTGCTGCCATTGTTTTTTAATTGATTTTGAAAATTAGTGTTTTTAGACTTTAAATGTACAAAAGACTTTTGAATTTAATTATAAGTTGCTATTATTTCGTTTTAGTTACAGTACATACAATAAAAGCTTTTAGAACAGTAATTGCATATAAAGCATGGTTTGTAGTAACTAAATACCGCTCCTTGGCAGGATTCAATAGATGGTTGAGGGTTGGTGTTTCGTAATTTTTGCAATTATTTACAAGATTAACATCTTTGTATGGAAGACGTTACAAAGCGTGCTACATTTGCTTTATAATATTTAATAAATCAAAAATCAAACAGTATGAAAATCAAACAATTATTTTTAGGTACCGCGATTATTGCAGTAGGATTTACCTCTTGCCAAGACGAGAAAACAAAACAAGCAGAAGATACTGTTGCCAATTATGAGGTATATGTTGATTCTTTAGAAAATGTTTCGGAAGAGCAAGCTAGAGCAAATTGGGAAACTATTGAGACTAATTACGAACAAAAAAGATCCGACGCCGAGATGGCTTTAGCAAATCTAAATGATCAAGCCAAGGCTAAGGAAAAAGTAGCAGCTTCTAAATCCAAATACGAAACTATAAAAACCAAAATTCAGCAAGGGCAAGCTCAAGACCGAAATCAGGTTATGAGAAACGCTCTCTTTGGAGAAGGTAAAGTAGGCGAAGACATGAGTTTTGCTTGGGTAAATGCATCAAACATTTTGGGGGTTTACCAACAATTTGTAGATACTGTTGAAGCCAATAAAGATAGGTATTCTAGAGAAGACTGGGATGAGGTTAAAATGATGTATGAAGCATTAGATAGCCGAAAAAACACGGTAGAAAAAGAAGGATTGTCTTCTGAAGATAACAGAAAAATTGCTGCCTTAAAACTGAAGTTTGCACCCATGTTTACGGTTAACCGAATAGGAGCAAAATCGGAAGAAATGGAACACGCAAAGAAATAAAAGCGGTTAATTATTAATTCAGAAAAAAAGGATAGTCTAGCTGGCTATCCTTTTTTTTGTGGGTTTATATTCGGATTACAAAATGTTCTTTGGGTTGTTCGCGTCTAAAAAATACCAAGCCCCACTGAAAACTGTCAATGGTTACTGTGACTTTTGGATGGGCTATAATGGTTTTCCAGGCTTCTTCCATCTGGGCAGACCAATGGATGTCATCTAATATCCAAACGCTATCGTTGGTAACTGTTGGGAGTAGTTTTTCAAAATACTCTAAAGTAGCCTCTTTGGAGTGGTTGCCATCGAGATAGATTAATCCAAAATGCGTGCCTAAAAGGTGGCTGTTGCAATAGCTGCTAAATTCTGTGACCACAGAAGTTATAGAAGGCAAACCAAATTCTTGAAATTGTTTTTGGGCTATTTGGGCAGTTTCAGGACAACCTTCTAAGGTTGTTATTTTACTTTTTGGATTACCCAAGGCTAGTGCAGCAGTGGCTAAACCCAAAGAAGTACCTAATTCTAATACAGATTCGGCCTGGAAATAGTTAGAAACACGCCATAGCAATTTGGCACGTTTGCGGCTAATTCCTGCAGTTTTTGCAATTTGCGCTATCTTTCGGGAGTTGGATTTAAAAACCCTAGAGCCTGCACCAAAGTCTGTTACTTGAATGGTTTTGGGGTTTTCTAAAAGAGATTTTCGATACAAATTCAAAATACCATACTCGGACTTAGGCTTTTGGTCATAAAAGCATTTGGTAACCAAAGTAAATACAAAAGGTGAATGTACGGCATGCTCGTTCTTGGAGTGCCACAGAAATTTTAAGTACGATTTTATTTG
Proteins encoded in this region:
- a CDS encoding DUF2795 domain-containing protein, whose product is MYWTLELASYLSDAPWPANKDELIDYAIRAGAPLEVVENLQSIEDEGEIYESMEEIWPDYPTDEDYLWNEDEY
- a CDS encoding cob(I)yrinic acid a,c-diamide adenosyltransferase gives rise to the protein MKIYTKTGDTGTTALFGGTRVPKDHIRIESYGTIDELNSHIGLIRDQELTPDDKKVLLEIQDRLFTIGAILATPPEKEVLKNGSLRLQKLGINSQDIQLLETQIDTMEAALPQMTHFILPGGHTTVSYCHIARCVCRRAERLAVHLDHLEPVAPIVIQYLNRLSDYLFVLARKLSTDWNTEEVKWIPRK
- a CDS encoding O-methyltransferase, coding for MLFQIKSYLKFLWHSKNEHAVHSPFVFTLVTKCFYDQKPKSEYGILNLYRKSLLENPKTIQVTDFGAGSRVFKSNSRKIAQIAKTAGISRKRAKLLWRVSNYFQAESVLELGTSLGLATAALALGNPKSKITTLEGCPETAQIAQKQFQEFGLPSITSVVTEFSSYCNSHLLGTHFGLIYLDGNHSKEATLEYFEKLLPTVTNDSVWILDDIHWSAQMEEAWKTIIAHPKVTVTIDSFQWGLVFFRREQPKEHFVIRI
- the secA gene encoding preprotein translocase subunit SecA is translated as MSFINSIIKAFVGDKSEKDVKALQPYLNKIKTFESGLITLSHDALRARTFFFKDQLKEARANIDQKIAALQKEVEGVEDIDKKEDLYLSIDTLEKEAYEISEKTLLEILPEAFAVVKETARRFKDNTEIKVTATEQDRIFSGSKPYVSLDGDQAIWQNKWNAAGKEITWDMIHYDVQLIGGMVLHQGKIAEMQTGEGKTLVATLPLYLNALTGNGVHLVTVNDYLAKRDSTWKAPLFEFHGMTVDCIDNHQPSSEGRKAAYNADITYGTNNEFGFDYLRDNMTHSPNDLVQRKHNYAIVDEVDSVLIDDARTPLIISGPVPQGDRHEFNELKPKIETLVATQRQLANGFLSEAKKLIKEGNTKEGGVLLLRAYRSLPKNKALIKFLSEEGIRQLLQKTENQYMQDNNREMHKIDEALYFVIEEKNNQVELTDNGIQFLSGDTDSDFFVLPDIGTEIAAIEKKKLDKDAEAEEKEKLFQDFGIKSERIHTLTQLLKAYALFEKDTEYVIMDNKIMIVDEQTGRIMDGRRYSDGLHQAIEAKENVKIEAATQTFATVTLQNYFRMYNKLAGMTGTAVTEAGELWQIYKLDVVEIPTNRPMARQDKEDFIYKTTREKFNAVIEDVTELSKAGRPVLIGTTSVDISELLSRMLKMRGVAHNVLNAKMHKQEAQIVEEAGKPGVVTIATNMAGRGTDIKLSADVKKAGGLAIIGTERHDSRRVDRQLRGRAGRQGDPGSSQFYVSLEDNLMRLFGSERVAKVMDKMGLEEGEVIQHSMMTKSIERAQKKVEENNYGVRKRLLEYDDVMNAQREVVYKRRRHALFGERLKLDIANMLYDTCELIVQDTKPSNDFKNFEFDVIRYFSITSPVTESDFAKMTEIELTGKVYKEALKYYTEKTQRSAREAFPIIQNVFEDPNNQFERIVVPFTDGVKSLNVVTDLKKAYETQGKQLVADFEKNITLAIVDEAWKKHLRKMDELKQSVQLAVHEQKDPLLIYKFEAFNLFNAMLNGINKEVISFLFKGDLPAQQNQQIQEAKEVTTKENYQTSKDEIPNSESANAEAGQTQQRQVTETIVRDMPKINRNDNVTIQQVATGKTETMKFKKAESLLISGEWVIVNQ
- a CDS encoding ABC transporter ATP-binding protein, with protein sequence MAAPLIKITNIKRNFVLGDEIVYVLKGIDLEINKGEYVALMGPSGSGKSTLMNLLGCLDTPTSGSYILNGKDVSKMKDDELAEIRNKEIGFVFQTFNLLPRTTALDNVALPMIYAGYSKSERKIRAEEVLKQVSLSDRMDHHPNQLSGGQRQRVAVARALVNKPSIILADEPTGNLDSKTSVEIMALFNQIHANGNTVILVTHEEEIAEYAHRIIRLRDGIVESDTRK